A region from the Spirochaetota bacterium genome encodes:
- a CDS encoding bile acid:sodium symporter family protein — translation MLRFTHIIEKYFLVWVVLLSICGYYFPLAFKPLVNYIPLFLGIIMFGMGITLKPSDFVVVVKYPMALVTGVVAQFIIMPLVAWLLCMLFHLPPLLAIGVILVGTCPGGTASNVITYLAKGDVALSVGMTTASTMLSPALTPLLTYLLAGRWVPVPLISMVVSIVQVIIVPVALGIMVRFLLKKYIDHVVMVLPSVSVVAIVTIIAGITAANAHSLHTVGCITILVVMLHNVAGFALGYGAATVMGFDKRVRKTIAIEVGMQNSGLAVSLAIVHFEALAALPGAIFSIWHNISGSLAAWWWQRR, via the coding sequence ATGCTCAGGTTTACACACATCATTGAAAAATATTTTTTAGTATGGGTTGTTCTCTTATCTATATGCGGGTATTATTTCCCTTTGGCGTTTAAACCTCTGGTAAACTACATACCGCTTTTTTTAGGAATAATCATGTTTGGAATGGGCATAACCTTAAAGCCTTCTGACTTTGTTGTGGTGGTAAAATACCCAATGGCTCTAGTTACCGGTGTGGTGGCGCAGTTTATTATCATGCCGCTTGTTGCCTGGCTTTTGTGCATGCTTTTTCATCTGCCGCCGCTGCTTGCCATTGGTGTGATTCTGGTTGGCACATGCCCTGGAGGAACCGCCTCCAATGTTATTACATACTTAGCAAAGGGCGATGTAGCGCTTTCGGTTGGGATGACTACTGCAAGCACTATGCTTTCACCTGCTCTGACCCCTCTGTTAACGTATCTTCTTGCCGGGCGGTGGGTGCCGGTTCCACTTATTTCCATGGTTGTTTCTATTGTACAGGTTATTATCGTGCCGGTAGCACTGGGTATTATGGTGCGGTTTCTTTTAAAAAAATATATTGACCATGTGGTAATGGTGCTTCCTTCGGTATCAGTTGTGGCGATAGTTACTATTATAGCAGGAATCACTGCGGCAAATGCTCATAGCCTGCATACAGTGGGATGTATTACCATACTTGTGGTAATGCTGCATAATGTGGCAGGGTTTGCGTTAGGGTATGGTGCCGCTACTGTAATGGGATTTGATAAAAGGGTACGTAAAACTATTGCTATTGAAGTGGGTATGCAGAATTCGGGGCTTGCGGTGTCACTTGCTATTGTACATTTTGAAGCATTAGCTGCACTGCCCGGAGCAATTTTTAGTATATGGCACAATATTTCGGGTTCGCTTGCTGCATGGTGGTGGCAAAGAAGGTAG
- a CDS encoding ATP-binding protein, producing the protein MVLKRTIQDQIEKFLFKNKIILIYGARQVGKTTLVKSIMQKYQDSALYLNCDEPDIRNLLHNRTSTELKYIIGQKKLVIIDEAQMVKDIGVTLKLLIDNFPEIQIIATGSSSFELASTISQPLTGRKIEFRLFPFSIQELHSIYSRLEMDRLLPQFMIYGMYPDIVLNKENTIILLKNLAFSYSYKDVLQYQQIKNPEILEKLLQALALQISNEVSYNELSSLLGIDKNTVANYIRILEQAFIIFKLPPLSRNLRNEIKKLKKIYFWDTGIRNALINNFNSLELRTDTGALWENFFIAERLKFLYNSMANKNIYFWRTQQKHEIDYVEEENGQFDAFEIKWNKQKVKIPSIFLENYPVAHQYCINRQNYIDHM; encoded by the coding sequence ATGGTATTAAAACGCACTATTCAGGATCAAATTGAAAAATTTTTATTCAAAAACAAAATAATTCTTATTTATGGTGCCCGACAGGTTGGTAAAACTACTCTGGTTAAATCAATAATGCAAAAATATCAGGATAGTGCACTGTACCTCAATTGTGATGAACCTGATATAAGAAATTTACTTCACAATAGAACATCCACAGAACTAAAATATATCATTGGGCAGAAAAAATTAGTAATAATTGATGAAGCACAGATGGTGAAAGATATAGGAGTTACACTAAAGCTACTCATAGATAATTTTCCGGAAATTCAAATCATAGCTACGGGTTCATCATCATTTGAATTAGCCAGCACTATATCACAACCCTTAACAGGCAGAAAAATTGAATTCAGACTATTCCCTTTTTCAATACAAGAATTGCACTCTATTTATTCCCGCTTGGAGATGGACCGTCTACTGCCACAATTTATGATATATGGTATGTATCCTGATATAGTACTGAACAAGGAAAATACTATAATACTTTTAAAAAATCTTGCTTTTAGTTACTCATACAAAGATGTGCTGCAATATCAGCAGATAAAAAATCCCGAAATTCTTGAAAAGCTATTACAGGCATTAGCTTTGCAAATTAGCAATGAAGTATCGTATAATGAATTATCTTCTTTGCTTGGTATTGATAAAAACACAGTAGCAAACTACATTAGAATACTGGAACAAGCATTTATCATCTTTAAACTACCTCCATTAAGCCGTAACTTGCGGAATGAAATAAAAAAACTAAAAAAAATATATTTCTGGGATACTGGCATACGGAATGCATTAATTAATAATTTTAATTCACTTGAATTGAGAACGGATACAGGGGCATTATGGGAAAACTTCTTTATTGCAGAAAGACTTAAATTTTTATATAACTCAATGGCAAATAAAAACATATATTTCTGGCGAACTCAGCAAAAACATGAAATTGATTATGTTGAAGAAGAAAATGGCCAATTTGATGCATTTGAAATTAAATGGAATAAACAAAAGGTGAAAATTCCATCAATATTCTTAGAAAATTACCCTGTAGCTCACCAGTATTGTATCAACAGGCAAAACTATATAGATCATATGTAA